One Marinilabiliales bacterium genomic window, CCATTTCGTTGAACTGAAAGTGCTTAGCGGACATGATGAGACCTACAGCACCCGGACCGACGGGAGGGGGCATTTTGTTTTTGAGGGACTGGAATACCCTGATGTATTCCGGGTAGAGATAGGAAGTCCGAGGCTGGCAGGTGACTATCCCCCTGAGATCGAACTACACAGGACCCCGGTAAGGGGGTATGATTACACACCCAATATATACACCGCCGAGGAGCAGATTACACGCACAGGCAGGAACTGGCAGCGTGTGGCCGATGCAGGGCGCTCACCGTATGCTGAAACCATCGAACGGCGCCGGTCACCACAGCGTTACGGCATACCTGACCAGACAATTTATATCGACAGGGAAACTGTCACCCAGAGGACAGTGTTCGATCTGCTTGTTGAAAGGGCACAGGGACTGCAGGTATACGGAAACCAACTTATGTTCAGGGGCCCCACCAGCATTAACCTGAGCTCAGAGCCCATGTTTATGCTTGACGGGGTCCAGACAGGCAGGGACGTGGTCCTTGGTTACAGTCCCCGCGAGATAGACCGCATTGAGATCTTCAGGGGATCCAGTGCCGCAACATTCGGGGTCAGGGGCGCAGCAGGGGTTATCGTTGCCTACACCAGGCAGGCCGGTGACAAGGGTTTTCAGGACACCCGGGAATTTGTGATAAACGGATACCACTCGCCAAGGGAGTTCTATTCTGACTTCCTGGCTGCTCCTTCGGCAGGGAGCCTGAATGATCAAACAGCAACCACCCTTTACTGGGAGACAGACCTTCTTGCAGGAGATGAGGAAGACGACAATCTTGTCCTGCTACCCTTGGCCGAAGGTCTCAACAGGATGAAGATAGTAATCGAGGGAATAGGAAGGTATGGCGGCCTGGGTACAGGCGAATTTACCATTGAGCTGCAATAATAATGCCCTGTTGATCCAGTATAAAGGAAAAGGGGCTGTCTAAAAGGGCAGCCTCTTTTGTATGTAGATAATCAGGGGTATAGCTATAATGTCCCGGCGATAACGCCCCGGGCCCTCTTGGTATGCCATTTTCACAACTGAATATTATTTTTGGTCTTGCAGAGCTGTTAAAGATGTATAACCTCGTCCCAGGCTGCGGCTGCGGCTTCCATTACCGCCTCCGACATGGTCGGGTGGGGGTGTACCGATTTAATGATCTCGTGTCCCGTGGTCTCAAGCTTTCGTGCAACAACAATCTCTGCGATCATCTCGGTAACATTAGCGCCTATCATGTGCGCACCGAGAAGCTCACCGTATTTTGCATCAAAAACCAGCTTCACAAAGCCCTCCTTCTCGCCGGCTGCACTTGCCTTACCCGAAGCGGTGAACGGGAATTTGCCCACCCTTATATCAACCCCCTTTTCCCTGGCTGATTTTTCGGTCATACCTACGGAGGCCACTTCGGGTCCCGTATAAACGCATGAGGGAATATTGTCATAGTTAAGGGGCTCCGGTTCAAGTCCCCTGATCTTCTCAACGCAGATGATACCTTCAGCCGATGCAACGTGAGCGAGCGCCGGTCCGCCAACAATGTCACCAATGGCATATACGCCATCCATGCTGGTCTGGTAAAACTCATCAACCTTCACCCTTTCACCATCCATTTCAACCTTGTTTTCCTCCAGTCCGATCCCCGAAGTATTGGGGGTGATGCCGACAGCAGAGAGAATTATTTCTGCCTCTATTTTCTCCTCCCCCTTTTTCGTTTTGACCCTGGCAGTGCAGACATTGCCTTTGACCTCTGCACCCTCGATTGAAGAACTGGTCATTACTTTCATACCCATCTTTTTGAATGACCTGCCAAGCTGTGCAGATACCTCCTCATCTTCCAGGGGTACTATTGAGTCCATGTACTCGACAAGGGTCACACGGGTTCCCATAGAAGCATATAACCAGGCAAACTCGCTTCCTATTGCGCCTGAGCCGGCAACTATCATCGATTTGGGAAGTTTATCCAGTGTCATGGCTTCCCTGTAGCCGATGATTTTCTTCCCATCCTGCTTCAGGGATGGCAATTCACGCGAGCGTGCACCGGTTGCCAGTAATATGTGTTTTGCGGTGATTGTGGAGGAGGACTTCCCTTCTGTTTTTACTTCGACCGTGTTTTTCCCTGCCAGCCTGGCATAGCCGCTGATTACCTCTATCTTGTTCTTTTTCATAAGATACTGAACACCCTTGCTCATCCCTTCGGCAACCTTCCTGCTCCTTTCAATGACCGCAGGAAAATCAGGCTTGGCTTCGCCCCCTGTTTTTATGCCATAGTCAGAAGCATGTTTAAGGTAATTGAGTACCTGCGCGCTTTTAAGCAGCGATTTGGTTGGTATGCAGCCCCAGTTCAGGCACACCCCTCCCAGTTCTTCCTTTTCAACAACGGCCACTTTCATTTTCAGCTGGCTGGCCCTTATGGCGGCCACATAACCGCCGGGTCCGCTTCCTATTACTATAAGGTCATACTCCATGGTTCTGTGTATTTTATTAACAATCAGTTTGTTTCTGCCGGTTTGTTCCGGTATGATGTTTTCACCTTCAGTGATGTTAAAATGATGCTGAACAACTTGGTAATTATGAAGGCGAATATCAGCGACATTATAACCGAGGCCCCGGATGGGATGTTGTAACTGTAAGATATCATCAGTCCGGTAAATGTACCCATAAATGCAATAAGGACTGAGGCAACCATAATTTTGCTGAATTTTCTGGTAAACAGGTTCGCTATTGTTTGTGGTATGGTAAGCAGGGAGATGACCAGGATGATTCCCGCCACCTTTATACTCAGTACGATTGTGGCTGCCACAAGGCTTATGAGCAGGTAGTTGACAAGCTGTACCGGGGCCCTGTGGGTCCTGGCATATTCCTGGTCGAACGATATGAACAGTATAACCTTGTAAAAAACAATGAAGAAGATTGACACCGTCAAAGTAAGAGCCAGCATCATCCAGATGTCGGCAGGCGATACGGTAAGGAGACTCCCGAAGAGGTATCCCATAAGGTTTGGAGCATAGCCGGGTGCCAGGAAAATAAAAATAATACCCAATGCCATTCCGAACGACCAGAATATACCGATTAGCGAGTCTTCCCTCACATCTGCCTTTTTAGAAAGAAACTCAATACCCAGGGCAGAAAGCACGGCAAAGACCGTTGCCGCCAGAACCGGATTAAACCCGAAAAAGTAACCAATGCCTATTCCGCCGAAGGAGGCATGGGTAATTCCCCCGCTTATAAAGACCAGCCGTCTTGATACTATATAGGTGCCGATTATGCCGCAGTTGATGCTGGTAAGAACTGATGCCAGAAGGGCATTTGTAAAGAACCGGTATTGAAGAAGTTCGAAAAATGATTCGGCCATTCTCAGTGATTGTGGGTTTTAAGAACGGTATGCGGCACATCACCGTGCGTAATGATCTGGATCGGGCAGTTGTAGGCTGCAAGCTGCTCCTGCGTTATGGTGCTGTGAGGATGATAATGCAGATCGCGGTTAACGCATGCTATGGTCTTCACATACCATGTTATGGTACCCACATCATGCGAAACCACGATGATCGCCATATCATCGTTAAGTTCCTTTAGTATCTCATAGAAATCTGTTTCAAATTTAGTGTCGACAAAGGTACTGGGCTCATCAAGCATCAGGAGCCTTGGCGAAGAGATGATTGCCCGGCACAGGTATACGCGCTGAAGCTGTCCTCCCGAAAGTTCGCCTACCGTTTTGTCCCTCAGATTGTGAATACCCATTTTTTCAAGAGTCTCAAGGGCAAGTTTTTTCTGCTTCCCTGAATAGCGCCCCAGTATTCCCTCCTTGCTCATCAGTCCGCTCAGTACAACGTCGGTTACCGAAATGGGGAAACGGGTATCGATCAGGTTGATCTGGGGCAGGTACCCGATAATATTGCCATGGCTGCTTTCCCGTCCGTTAAAGAATGTGACGCTCCCCTTGTACGGACGTATTAATCCCAGTACCACCTTCAGCAGGGTCGTCTTGCCGCCACCGTTGGGACCAATAATACCTATAAAATCGTGATCATTGACCACGAGATTCACTTCCCTGAGAATCACTTCACCGGTATACCCGGCCGAAACGTTTTTAAGCTCAACTATCTTACCCATCAGACAAATTTGCTGCTCTTTTTTTCTCAGCTGTCCTTTCCATCAGACAAACCGGCTGCTCTTCATGGATCAACTGTCCATCAGACAAACCGGCTGCTCTTCATGGATCAACTACCTATCAGACAAACCGGCTACTCTTTCAGTACTTCGTATATCTTGTCAGCCATCTCCCTCATGTTGGCTGACCAGTTCGCCGACAGCGGCTTCAGCTCGATAACATCACCCCCCAGCTCACGGGCCACGGCCCTTGCATTTTCACGCTCAAACTCCATCTGGATGAACACATCGCTTATGCCCTCCTGCCTGGCAATATCAACGACCTTTCTCATGTTGGCCACCGTCGGGTTTTTCCCCTCCTCTTCGATTGATATCTGTGTAAGATCGTAATCCCTTGCGAAATATCCAAGCGCAGGGTGAAAAACAATGAATGTGCGCCTGCTCAGGCCGTTTAACTTTCCGGTCAGTTCGGCATGCAGCCGGTCCAGCTCAAGGGCAAAGTTGTTGTAGTTCTCATTATAAAGGGGGGCGTTATCCGGATCTGCCTCAACAAGCGCGTCAAGCATGTTGCCGGCCTGGATTTTGACCCCCGGTGCAGTAAGCCATATATGCGGATCAACCCCGTAGAGGTGCACATGGTCTCCATGGTCAACTATATCGGCTGCGATCAGATCCATGCCGTAGGCCGTATTGACTACCAGGGGACCGTTACCGGCCGTTCCCAGATTTCTGAGTACCGTTCTTTCAAACTCAATGTAGCCTATCCGGAAATATACCAGTGAATTTGCCACCTCCTGCATCTGCCTGGGTGTAGGCTCGTAGGTTTCGGGTTCGGCGCCGGGCGGCACAAGTATGTTTATATCGAACCTGTCTCCTGCAATCCTTTCAACAAAATACTTCTGCGGCACTATGCTGACGGTGATAACCGGCTTGTCCCGTTCCTGCATGCCTCCCCCGCAAGCCGCAAGCAGAAGGATAAGCAGCAGGGGCAAAATCTTGATACGTATCATGAATTTTTTAGTTTATTCCCAGGCTTTTATGTGAGCATTTGTGGCACAGTTTGTCTGTCAGGTCGGCCTGGCGGTTACTATTTAGAATACTTTCAAATAACAAAATTATTCGTTTTTTTTGACAATACCGATAAAATAACACAATTTAGTTGATCATTGTTTAACGGCCGGCATAAAAGTCCGGCGGCTGCCGGTGCAGGGATTAATTACTGCCCCGCAATTAAGGTGCAGGGGAAGATTGCCGCCAGGCACATACGGCGCAGTGAAAATTAACGCACGGCACCTCCGGTACAAGGGGAAATTACTGCCCCGCACTTAAGGTGCAGGGAAGTTTAAAAACTGATTGAAGCAATATGGTCCGTACACTAAAAGATGATGAGCCGCTACTGATAACCGTACTTGGCCCCACCGCCTCGGGCAAGACTGCTTTTGCCGCCTGCCTGGCCCATGCTCTTGACGGCGAGATAATAAGCGCCGATTCCCGGCAGGTTTACAGGGGCATGGATATAGGCACCGGCAAGGACTATTCAGACTATACAGTCAATGGAGAGGCCGTTCCCGTCCATCTCATAGATATTGTCGATGCCGGCTACAAATACAGCGTTTACGAGTACCAGCGCGACTTTGTGAAGGCATGGGATGACATCATCTCCCGGGGCCGGCAGCCGTTGCTGTGCGGCGGGTCGGGCATGTACCTCGAGGCGGTGCTGGGCGCCTACGAGCTGATCAACGTGCCCCATGACCAGTCCCTCAGGAAAGAGCTTGAAAGCAAGAGCGATGCCGGACTCAGGGAGATGCTTGCTGCCAGGGTGAAGCTGCATAACGTATCAGACACCTCATCGCGCAAAAGGCTCATACGCGCCCTTGAGATAGCCCTTTACAGGGAGAAGGAGGGTGGTGCCGGGTTTGTCTTCCCCCGGTTCGAACCGGTTATCCTCGGCATCGCTGCAGAGCGCGACGAGCGCAGGCGGCGCATTACAGCCAGGCTTGATGCCCGGCTTAACGAGGGGCTTGTTGAAGAGGTCAGGCGGCTGCTTGATGGCGGACTTTCGCCTGATGACCTGATGTTTTACGGACTGGAATACAAGTATGTCACCATGTATGTTAAAGGAGATATCCCTTTCGGGGAAATGAGGGACCTGCTAAACACAGCCATTCATCAGTTTGCCAAGCGGCAGATGACCTGGTTCAGGAAGATGGAACGCAACGGATACAAGATACACTGGATCGATGCCATGATGCCCATGCAGGAGAAGCTGGAGCTTGCCGGCGAAATCATCAAACGCTGCCGGAAATAAGCCAGTCCGCGCACCGGCACCCACCCCTTGGCAGCAACCCGCCGGCGGACTGCAGGATCATCGGCAGCTACAGGAAATAAGCCGGCAAGTCAGATCAGAACAGCCAGTCGGTATGCGACAGCAGGAACCAGATGAAATAGATCATGAACAGGTTCAGCGCTGAAAAGAAATAGTTGTAGAACACCCTCTGGTGCCTGACCGATCTGCGGGCCATCATCCCCAGATTGGGAAGGAACAGCAGTATCATTGAAATGATGAAAAAGGTATCCCTGAACCGCCTGTCAAGGTCCAGGTCGCCATAAAATACGAAGCAGTAAATGGCGGTCAGGAACACCGCCAGGTACAGCAGGTATGAAAACTTCAGCAGAAGGGTTGAATACTTTCTCCTGTAGTTGATCATCAGCGGCTTGATGGTGATTATCGCAATTACATACGTAACCAGCATTGCCGTGACAAACAATATATGCGTGAACAAGCTCAAATTCAATCCTTCAGCCACCTGTCAAGCCAGGCGAAAAACTCCCTCTGCCACAGTATCCCGTTCTGCGGCTGGAGCACCCAGTGCCCCTCATTCGGGAAGTGCAGGTACCTGGCCGGTATTCCTCTCAGCCTGGCTATATTGAAAGCCTGCATCCCTTCGGTATAGGGCACCCTGTAGTCCAGCTCCCCGGTTATGATCAGTATAGGCGTGTCCCAGTTCTCAACGAACAGGTGAGGTGAGAAGCGGTCATAGCTTACAGGCCTTGGCCTTCTCCAGAACGGTCCGCCCAGGTCGTGATTGACAAAGAATGTCTCCTCTGTTGCCGCGTACATGCTTTCGAGGTTGAACACGCCGTTGTGCGAGATGAATGCCCTGAAGCGGCCCTGGTGCGTTCCGGCAAGCTGGAAAACCGAGTATCCGCCGAAGCTTGCCCCCACGGCGCCCAGCCGGCTATCATCAATGTAGTGTTCGGCTGCAAGCTTGTCGATGGCAGAGAGGTAGTCATCCATAGCCTGTCCTCCCCAGTCGCCGCTTATCTGCCTGTTCCAATCCTGCCCGAAGGTAGGTAGCCCCCGCCTGTTGGGTGCCACAATCACGTAGCCATGGGCAGCCATGAGCTGGAAGTTCCAGCGGTATGAGAAGAACTGGCTCACTGCACTCTGCGGCCCCCCCTGGCAGTATAGCAGGGCGGGATATTCCTTCGACGAGTCGAAGTCTGGCGGATATATCACCCACACCAGCATATCCTTTCCGTCGGTGGTTTTCACCCATCTTTTGGTTACCGTCCCCATTTCAATGTTGTCGTAAATATGCCGGTTGGTGAAGGTGAGCTGATTCTCGTTCCCGGTAACGGGATCAATCCTGAAAAGCTCGCTGGCCATCGACATTGACATCTTGTCGGCAACCAGCACGTTGCTGCTGACATCGATGGAGTTGATATTGTGAGTTCCGCTGGTTACCTGCCTTACCTCCCGGTTCTGCACGTTAATGCTAAAAACCTGGTAGGTGGCGTTTATGCCGCTTATGAAATAGATGTGCCTGCTGTCGCTGCTCCATACAAATCCCGATGCATTCTCCTCAAAATCTCTTGTCAGGTAGGTTTTAACCCCTGTTGAGAGGTTATAGAGAAAGAGTCGCGCCTTATCCGACTCGTAACCCGGGGTCTCCATGCTCTGCCATGCCAGGTAACGGCCGTCGGGTGAGAAGACAGGGTACTTGTCATATCCCCTGTTCTCCCTTGTTATGTTCGTTGTCTCCCCGGTGTCGAGCGAATAGAGGTAAATATCAGAGTCGGTACTCTGTGCATATTCGGTCCGCCCCATTTTCTTGCTGGTATAGGCGATCATTTTTCCGTCGCTGCTCCATGCAATCTCAGACTGTCGGTAGAAAGGTCCCAGCGGAGAGTCGTATTTTTCGCCCTCCATTATATCGGTGGCTTCCCCCAGCGAGCCATCCGTGTACGGTGCAATAAAGATGTGGCTGTAGGAGTAGTTGTGCCAGGCAGACCAGTGCTTGTACATCAGCTCGTCTTCGATCCGCACATCGATCAGCGGCAGGTCGGGGTACATCTCCTGCGGGGTCTCATCGAGTTTTACCTGCCTGGTATAATAGATGTGGTCACCTGCCGGCGAATAATTAAAACCTGTTATTCCGCCGTCTATATCCGACACCATTCTCCTGCCTGATCCGTCG contains:
- a CDS encoding S9 family peptidase; its protein translation is MDRKYFLLMAFAVIVAAACERTPAEPEADFSGSLTPEEIAGGHLTAEILWKFGRVSDPRLSPDGSRAVYSVSRFDHNTNMSKTDICVVDLATSEVSVLTDFQGRNFSARWRPDGERIGYLSAESGSVQLWEVTPDGSGRRMVSDIDGGITGFNYSPAGDHIYYTRQVKLDETPQEMYPDLPLIDVRIEDELMYKHWSAWHNYSYSHIFIAPYTDGSLGEATDIMEGEKYDSPLGPFYRQSEIAWSSDGKMIAYTSKKMGRTEYAQSTDSDIYLYSLDTGETTNITRENRGYDKYPVFSPDGRYLAWQSMETPGYESDKARLFLYNLSTGVKTYLTRDFEENASGFVWSSDSRHIYFISGINATYQVFSINVQNREVRQVTSGTHNINSIDVSSNVLVADKMSMSMASELFRIDPVTGNENQLTFTNRHIYDNIEMGTVTKRWVKTTDGKDMLVWVIYPPDFDSSKEYPALLYCQGGPQSAVSQFFSYRWNFQLMAAHGYVIVAPNRRGLPTFGQDWNRQISGDWGGQAMDDYLSAIDKLAAEHYIDDSRLGAVGASFGGYSVFQLAGTHQGRFRAFISHNGVFNLESMYAATEETFFVNHDLGGPFWRRPRPVSYDRFSPHLFVENWDTPILIITGELDYRVPYTEGMQAFNIARLRGIPARYLHFPNEGHWVLQPQNGILWQREFFAWLDRWLKD
- the lpdA gene encoding dihydrolipoyl dehydrogenase, translating into MEYDLIVIGSGPGGYVAAIRASQLKMKVAVVEKEELGGVCLNWGCIPTKSLLKSAQVLNYLKHASDYGIKTGGEAKPDFPAVIERSRKVAEGMSKGVQYLMKKNKIEVISGYARLAGKNTVEVKTEGKSSSTITAKHILLATGARSRELPSLKQDGKKIIGYREAMTLDKLPKSMIVAGSGAIGSEFAWLYASMGTRVTLVEYMDSIVPLEDEEVSAQLGRSFKKMGMKVMTSSSIEGAEVKGNVCTARVKTKKGEEKIEAEIILSAVGITPNTSGIGLEENKVEMDGERVKVDEFYQTSMDGVYAIGDIVGGPALAHVASAEGIICVEKIRGLEPEPLNYDNIPSCVYTGPEVASVGMTEKSAREKGVDIRVGKFPFTASGKASAAGEKEGFVKLVFDAKYGELLGAHMIGANVTEMIAEIVVARKLETTGHEIIKSVHPHPTMSEAVMEAAAAAWDEVIHL
- the miaA gene encoding tRNA (adenosine(37)-N6)-dimethylallyltransferase MiaA, whose protein sequence is MVRTLKDDEPLLITVLGPTASGKTAFAACLAHALDGEIISADSRQVYRGMDIGTGKDYSDYTVNGEAVPVHLIDIVDAGYKYSVYEYQRDFVKAWDDIISRGRQPLLCGGSGMYLEAVLGAYELINVPHDQSLRKELESKSDAGLREMLAARVKLHNVSDTSSRKRLIRALEIALYREKEGGAGFVFPRFEPVILGIAAERDERRRRITARLDARLNEGLVEEVRRLLDGGLSPDDLMFYGLEYKYVTMYVKGDIPFGEMRDLLNTAIHQFAKRQMTWFRKMERNGYKIHWIDAMMPMQEKLELAGEIIKRCRK
- a CDS encoding zinc ABC transporter substrate-binding protein — its product is MIRIKILPLLLILLLAACGGGMQERDKPVITVSIVPQKYFVERIAGDRFDINILVPPGAEPETYEPTPRQMQEVANSLVYFRIGYIEFERTVLRNLGTAGNGPLVVNTAYGMDLIAADIVDHGDHVHLYGVDPHIWLTAPGVKIQAGNMLDALVEADPDNAPLYNENYNNFALELDRLHAELTGKLNGLSRRTFIVFHPALGYFARDYDLTQISIEEEGKNPTVANMRKVVDIARQEGISDVFIQMEFERENARAVARELGGDVIELKPLSANWSANMREMADKIYEVLKE
- a CDS encoding ATP-binding cassette domain-containing protein, encoding MGKIVELKNVSAGYTGEVILREVNLVVNDHDFIGIIGPNGGGKTTLLKVVLGLIRPYKGSVTFFNGRESSHGNIIGYLPQINLIDTRFPISVTDVVLSGLMSKEGILGRYSGKQKKLALETLEKMGIHNLRDKTVGELSGGQLQRVYLCRAIISSPRLLMLDEPSTFVDTKFETDFYEILKELNDDMAIIVVSHDVGTITWYVKTIACVNRDLHYHPHSTITQEQLAAYNCPIQIITHGDVPHTVLKTHNH
- a CDS encoding metal ABC transporter permease — encoded protein: MAESFFELLQYRFFTNALLASVLTSINCGIIGTYIVSRRLVFISGGITHASFGGIGIGYFFGFNPVLAATVFAVLSALGIEFLSKKADVREDSLIGIFWSFGMALGIIFIFLAPGYAPNLMGYLFGSLLTVSPADIWMMLALTLTVSIFFIVFYKVILFISFDQEYARTHRAPVQLVNYLLISLVAATIVLSIKVAGIILVISLLTIPQTIANLFTRKFSKIMVASVLIAFMGTFTGLMISYSYNIPSGASVIMSLIFAFIITKLFSIILTSLKVKTSYRNKPAETN